In Fictibacillus halophilus, a single genomic region encodes these proteins:
- the ntdP gene encoding nucleoside tri-diphosphate phosphatase gives MSFPATGSIINIQSYKHNGYLHRNWEDTVILKGTPSQVICGNDRILVTESDGRQWRTREPAICYFNAKQWFNVIGMIREDGIYYYCNLGSPFMWDKEALKYIDYDLDIKVFPDGTYILLDEDEYELHKRMMRYPSQLDTIIKKNLQELILMVTQKKGPFEPGFVEQWYERYLEFR, from the coding sequence ATGAGTTTTCCTGCAACCGGAAGTATAATCAATATTCAAAGCTATAAGCATAACGGTTATCTTCATAGAAACTGGGAAGATACGGTTATTTTAAAAGGGACTCCTAGTCAGGTGATTTGCGGTAACGACCGGATTCTCGTTACTGAATCTGATGGGCGTCAATGGCGAACGAGGGAACCGGCCATTTGCTACTTTAACGCGAAGCAATGGTTTAACGTGATCGGAATGATACGAGAAGACGGGATTTATTACTACTGCAACCTAGGCTCACCATTCATGTGGGACAAGGAAGCACTGAAGTATATTGATTACGATCTTGATATAAAAGTATTTCCAGATGGCACTTATATCTTATTGGATGAAGATGAATATGAGCTGCATAAAAGAATGATGAGGTATCCGAGTCAGCTCGATACGATCATAAAGAAGAACCTACAAGAATTAATCTTGATGGTCACACAAAAAAAGGGACCGTTTGAACCTGGATTTGTGGAACAATGGTACGAAAGATATTTAGAATTCCGATAA